In Geobacillus kaustophilus, a genomic segment contains:
- a CDS encoding putative polysaccharide biosynthesis protein: protein MSTSKLLRGTFILTAGVMISRLLGLFYVIPFYHLVGERGGALYGYGYVPYQIFLSLATGGLPVAVSKFVSKYNALGEYGVGYRLFRSGLVLMIASGIASWLILYALAPVLAPHVIDAKTNVNSVDDVTAVIRAVSFALLIVPVMSLIRGFFQGHESMGPTALSQVVEQIARIAFLLGACYVILRIMNGSVVSAVSAATFAAFVGAAAGLLVLLVYWWKRRPHLQSLLARDRGEADVSLWAMYKELLLSSIPFVFVGLSMSLYQLVDQFTFNHAMAAAGLGHISEHAYSVFNMWAQKLVIIPVTLATSFSLALIPTITKAYVAQDRKALRQYLNQTFQVLMFLTLPAVIGMAVLAGPVYSSFYSYDPLGEQVLRWYAPAAILYALFSVTAAIMQGINEQRFTVVSLTAGLLVKLLLNTPLIMKWSAIGAIVATMAGYFVSVAFNLWVIQRRTRYRYRFVARRTAFMAILTAAMSAAVMGVEALTARWIDYRAGTAESVGAVSIGAAVGAAVYLFLSICSGLFSALFGDRFAFWRRKEKKAVS from the coding sequence ATGTCAACATCGAAACTGCTGCGCGGCACGTTTATTTTAACGGCTGGCGTGATGATTTCCCGTCTTCTTGGCTTGTTTTACGTCATCCCGTTTTACCATCTTGTCGGCGAGCGCGGCGGGGCGCTGTACGGATACGGCTATGTGCCGTACCAAATTTTTTTGAGCTTGGCGACCGGCGGGCTGCCGGTGGCGGTGTCAAAGTTTGTGTCGAAATACAACGCGCTTGGGGAATACGGCGTCGGCTATCGGCTCTTTCGCTCCGGCCTTGTCTTGATGATCGCAAGCGGCATCGCCTCATGGCTCATTTTGTATGCCTTGGCTCCCGTCTTGGCGCCGCACGTCATCGACGCGAAAACGAACGTCAACTCGGTCGACGACGTCACGGCCGTCATCCGCGCGGTCAGCTTTGCGCTCCTCATCGTGCCGGTGATGAGCTTGATCCGCGGATTTTTCCAAGGACATGAGTCGATGGGCCCGACGGCGCTGTCGCAAGTCGTCGAACAAATCGCGCGCATCGCTTTTTTGCTTGGGGCGTGCTACGTCATTTTGCGCATCATGAACGGTTCTGTTGTCTCCGCTGTGAGCGCGGCGACGTTTGCGGCGTTTGTCGGGGCGGCGGCGGGGCTTTTGGTGCTCCTTGTCTACTGGTGGAAGCGGCGTCCGCATCTGCAGTCGCTGCTTGCGCGCGACCGCGGCGAAGCGGACGTGTCGCTTTGGGCGATGTATAAAGAGCTGCTTCTTTCTTCGATCCCGTTTGTTTTTGTCGGCTTGTCAATGTCGCTTTATCAGCTTGTCGATCAGTTTACGTTCAACCATGCGATGGCGGCGGCGGGCCTCGGGCACATCTCGGAGCACGCGTATTCCGTGTTCAACATGTGGGCGCAAAAGCTCGTCATCATACCAGTGACGCTTGCGACCTCGTTCAGCTTGGCGCTCATCCCGACGATTACGAAAGCGTATGTCGCGCAAGACCGGAAAGCGCTGCGGCAATATTTGAACCAGACGTTTCAAGTGCTCATGTTTTTAACGCTCCCGGCCGTCATCGGCATGGCGGTGCTGGCCGGGCCGGTGTACAGCTCGTTTTACAGCTATGATCCGCTTGGTGAACAAGTGTTGCGCTGGTATGCGCCGGCGGCGATTTTGTATGCGTTGTTTTCTGTGACGGCGGCGATCATGCAAGGCATCAACGAGCAGCGGTTTACGGTCGTCAGTTTGACCGCCGGCTTGCTTGTGAAGCTTTTGCTCAACACGCCGCTCATTATGAAATGGTCGGCCATCGGGGCCATTGTTGCCACGATGGCGGGCTATTTCGTCTCGGTGGCGTTCAACTTATGGGTCATTCAGCGCCGCACGCGCTACCGCTATCGGTTTGTCGCCCGCCGGACGGCGTTTATGGCCATCTTGACGGCGGCGATGTCAGCGGCGGTTATGGGGGTCGAGGCTCTGACGGCCCGATGGATCGATTACCGCGCCGGCACCGCTGAATCGGTGGGCGCTGTTTCCATCGGCGCAGCGGTCGGGGCAGCCGTCTACTTGTTTCTCAGCATCTGCTCCGGGTTGTTTTCGGCGCTGTTTGGCGACCGGTTTGCGTTTTGGCGCCGGAAAGAGAAAAAGGCGGTATCGTAG
- a CDS encoding M4 family metallopeptidase — translation MNRRAMLGAIGLAFGLMAWPLGASAKERSMVWNEQWKTPSFVSGSLLTGEDAPEELVYRYLDQEKNTFRLGGQARERLGLIGKQMDELGHTVMRFEQRYHGIPVYGAVLVAHVNDGELSSLSGTLIPDLDKRGVKKEKTIAVQEAEAIAEQDVIETITKERPKKEDGKPTRLIIYPSGEEARLAYEVNVRFLTPVPGNWMYIIDAGSGAVLNKWNQMDAAKPGTGPTIAGTSTVGVGRGVLGDQKYINTTYSSYYGYYYLQDNTRGSGIFTYDGRNRTTLPGSLWADIDNQFFASYDAAAVDAHYYAGVVYDYYKNVHGRLSYDGSNAAIRSTVHYGRGYNNAFWNGSQMVYGDGDGQTFLPFSGGIDVVAHELTHAVTDYTAGLVYQNESGAINEAMSDIFGTLVEFYANRNPDWEIGEDIYTPGIAGDALRSMSDPAKYGDPDHYSKRYIGTQDNGGVHTNSGIINKAAYLLSQGGVHYGVSVTGIGRDKMGKIFYRALVYYLTPTSNFSQLRAACVQAAADLYGSASQEVNSVKQAFNAVGVY, via the coding sequence ATGAACAGACGGGCGATGCTTGGTGCGATTGGGTTGGCGTTTGGATTGATGGCTTGGCCGCTCGGCGCTTCGGCGAAGGAAAGATCAATGGTGTGGAACGAACAGTGGAAGACGCCATCGTTCGTTTCTGGTTCGCTGTTGACAGGCGAGGATGCTCCGGAAGAATTGGTTTACCGTTATCTTGATCAAGAGAAGAATACATTCCGACTTGGTGGACAAGCCCGCGAACGGCTGGGCTTGATTGGCAAACAAATGGATGAACTCGGCCATACGGTCATGCGTTTTGAACAGCGCTATCACGGCATCCCCGTGTATGGCGCCGTGCTCGTTGCCCATGTCAACGATGGCGAATTGTCCTCTTTGTCGGGTACGCTCATTCCGGATTTGGACAAGCGAGGGGTGAAAAAAGAAAAAACGATTGCCGTTCAAGAAGCGGAAGCCATCGCAGAACAAGATGTGATCGAGACGATCACGAAAGAACGCCCGAAGAAGGAAGACGGGAAACCGACGCGGCTGATCATTTATCCGAGCGGAGAGGAGGCGCGCCTTGCTTATGAGGTCAATGTCCGCTTTTTAACCCCTGTTCCGGGCAATTGGATGTATATCATCGATGCGGGAAGCGGCGCTGTATTGAATAAATGGAATCAAATGGATGCGGCCAAGCCGGGAACCGGTCCGACAATCGCCGGCACGTCGACCGTCGGCGTCGGCCGCGGTGTGTTGGGCGATCAAAAATATATTAACACCACCTACTCTTCATATTACGGCTATTACTATTTGCAGGACAACACGCGCGGCAGCGGCATTTTTACGTACGATGGACGCAACCGCACGACGCTGCCTGGCAGCCTGTGGGCTGACATTGACAACCAATTTTTCGCCAGCTATGACGCGGCGGCTGTGGACGCCCATTATTACGCCGGCGTCGTGTATGACTACTACAAAAATGTGCACGGCCGGCTGAGCTATGACGGCAGCAACGCCGCCATCCGTTCGACCGTCCATTACGGACGCGGCTACAACAACGCGTTTTGGAACGGTTCGCAAATGGTGTACGGCGATGGAGACGGCCAGACGTTTTTGCCGTTTTCCGGAGGCATTGATGTCGTCGCTCATGAGTTGACCCACGCCGTGACCGATTATACCGCCGGGCTTGTTTACCAAAATGAATCCGGCGCCATCAATGAAGCGATGTCCGACATTTTCGGCACGCTCGTGGAGTTTTACGCCAACCGCAATCCGGACTGGGAGATCGGCGAAGACATTTACACGCCGGGCATTGCCGGCGATGCGCTCCGCTCGATGTCCGATCCAGCGAAATACGGCGATCCGGATCATTACTCGAAACGATACATCGGCACACAAGATAACGGCGGCGTCCATACGAACAGCGGCATCATCAATAAAGCGGCGTATTTGCTCAGCCAAGGGGGCGTCCATTACGGAGTAAGCGTCACCGGCATCGGCCGCGACAAAATGGGGAAAATTTTCTACCGGGCACTCGTCTACTATTTGACGCCGACCTCCAACTTCAGCCAGCTGCGCGCCGCCTGCGTGCAAGCGGCTGCTGACTTGTACGGGTCGGCGAGCCAAGAAGTGAATTCGGTGAAACAGGCGTTCAATGCCGTAGGAGTTTATTAA
- a CDS encoding helix-turn-helix domain-containing protein, translating into MKLGDRLKFARLMKGLTQEETAEGIISVSYLSKIENNQVIPSQEVLEWLFRRLDIRPGGNETTPSWFEWVMSWYRAMMSRDAPAAQELYETVKERCERSGDAEAMIYFQLMRIRYWLLLGDKKGAETAAQSVRDWYGALSDDMRYYYWKFFGLLYYCQEKYDDALHCYQKAEQLLKGEWKMSGEEADLAYLSALASSRLWKWFQCLHYAERALALSQAEYDLRRSAECHVLLAICYRRCGEIDKAVEHCLAAQKAAGMANDRRLLGIVEHNLGHLKGMKRQYREAVQHYENSLIYKEDAPLDARLITLLSLVRMHCEAKHYRKAWMIVEEGWKQLEQAPNGAVEHYEYYLHFSIYRLLLSEEDEPLERLLKQEAIPYFQKKKEYDDASLYAEYLADCYMRRRQHKLAAQYYQLSCALLRKKTGV; encoded by the coding sequence TTGAAACTCGGCGACCGCTTGAAATTCGCCCGCTTGATGAAAGGCCTGACCCAAGAAGAAACGGCTGAAGGCATTATTTCGGTTTCTTATTTATCGAAAATTGAGAACAACCAAGTCATCCCGAGCCAAGAGGTGCTCGAATGGCTGTTTCGGCGGCTGGACATCCGGCCCGGCGGAAATGAAACAACGCCTTCATGGTTCGAGTGGGTGATGTCGTGGTACAGGGCGATGATGAGCCGTGATGCGCCTGCCGCGCAGGAACTGTATGAAACGGTCAAAGAACGATGCGAGCGGTCCGGAGATGCCGAAGCCATGATTTATTTTCAGCTGATGCGAATCCGGTATTGGCTGCTTCTTGGTGACAAAAAGGGGGCGGAAACGGCGGCGCAAAGCGTGCGGGACTGGTATGGGGCGTTGAGTGATGACATGCGCTACTATTATTGGAAATTTTTTGGTCTTTTATATTATTGCCAAGAAAAGTACGATGACGCCTTGCATTGTTATCAAAAGGCAGAACAGCTGCTGAAGGGAGAATGGAAAATGAGCGGGGAGGAGGCCGATTTGGCTTACTTGTCGGCCCTTGCTTCCAGCCGTCTGTGGAAATGGTTCCAATGCCTTCATTACGCCGAACGGGCCCTGGCGCTCAGCCAGGCGGAATACGACTTGCGAAGGAGCGCCGAATGCCATGTGCTGTTGGCGATTTGCTACCGGCGCTGCGGGGAGATCGACAAAGCAGTCGAACATTGCCTGGCGGCGCAAAAAGCGGCGGGTATGGCGAATGATCGGCGCCTTCTTGGCATTGTCGAGCACAATCTCGGCCACTTGAAGGGGATGAAACGCCAATACCGCGAGGCGGTGCAACATTACGAGAACAGTTTGATCTATAAAGAGGACGCCCCGTTGGATGCGCGGCTCATTACGCTTTTGTCGCTCGTGCGCATGCATTGTGAGGCCAAGCATTATCGCAAAGCGTGGATGATCGTCGAAGAAGGGTGGAAACAGCTCGAACAAGCCCCTAACGGAGCGGTGGAGCATTATGAGTATTATTTGCATTTTTCCATTTACCGGCTGCTTTTGAGCGAAGAAGACGAACCGTTGGAGCGGCTGCTCAAACAGGAGGCGATTCCATACTTCCAGAAAAAGAAGGAATATGACGACGCTTCTTTGTACGCCGAATATTTGGCCGATTGTTATATGCGGAGGCGCCAGCACAAGCTGGCGGCCCAATATTACCAGTTAAGCTGCGCTCTCTTGCGGAAGAAAACCGGCGTTTGA
- a CDS encoding rhodanese-like domain-containing protein, which translates to MKEIKEITPAEVKEKLERGEKLNIVDVREDEEVALGMIPGAKHIKMGDIPDRLAEFDRNEEYIFVCRSGRRSENVCRYLQELGYRVRNMTGGMLEWEGETTPKR; encoded by the coding sequence ATGAAAGAGATCAAGGAAATCACGCCGGCTGAAGTGAAAGAAAAACTCGAGCGCGGCGAAAAGCTGAACATCGTCGATGTGCGCGAAGACGAGGAAGTCGCCCTCGGCATGATCCCTGGCGCCAAACATATCAAAATGGGCGACATCCCCGATCGGCTTGCAGAATTCGACCGCAATGAAGAATACATTTTCGTCTGCCGCTCCGGGCGGCGGAGCGAAAACGTCTGCCGCTACTTGCAGGAGCTCGGCTACCGCGTCCGCAACATGACGGGCGGCATGCTCGAGTGGGAAGGGGAAACAACGCCGAAACGATAA
- a CDS encoding NAD(P)/FAD-dependent oxidoreductase, with the protein MGYDVIIIGGGPSGLMAAIGAGEEGAKVLLLEKGTKLGRKLAISGGGRCNVTNRLPVDEIVRHIPGNGRFLYSAFSVFSNEDIIRFFERLGVPLKEEDHGRMFPKSDSAQSVVDALVRELGRLGVDVRLESPVADVLYEQGKAVGVTLKSGETIHARAVVVAVGGKSVPQTGSTGDGYPWAEKAGHTVTELFPTEVPIVSHEPFIKERTLQGLSLRGAALSVLKPNGKPIITHRMDMLFTHFGISGPAALRCSQFVVKALKKAADGAVEMSIDALPDVTQEELFQHFAKLCKEERKKAMKTIAKTVLPERYAAFLLERAGIDPHASAGTVGHEALRAFVRQCKQFTFSVHGTLPLEKAFVTGGGVSVKEIEPKTMASKCMAGLYFCGEILDIHGYTGGYNITAALVTGRLAGVNAARYALTEKSRISGPAGQTATN; encoded by the coding sequence ATGGGGTATGACGTCATCATCATCGGCGGCGGTCCGTCCGGGCTCATGGCGGCCATCGGCGCTGGCGAAGAAGGGGCGAAGGTGCTCTTGTTGGAAAAAGGAACGAAGCTCGGGCGCAAGCTCGCCATCTCCGGCGGCGGACGCTGCAACGTGACGAATCGGCTGCCGGTGGATGAAATTGTCCGCCATATTCCCGGCAACGGCCGCTTTTTATACAGCGCCTTTTCCGTATTTAGCAATGAAGACATCATTCGCTTTTTTGAGCGGCTCGGTGTGCCGCTCAAGGAGGAAGACCACGGCCGCATGTTTCCCAAAAGCGACAGCGCCCAGTCGGTCGTCGACGCGCTTGTTCGCGAGCTCGGCCGCCTCGGCGTCGATGTTCGGCTTGAATCGCCGGTGGCGGACGTGTTGTATGAACAAGGGAAAGCGGTCGGCGTCACGCTGAAAAGCGGGGAGACGATCCACGCCCGTGCGGTTGTCGTCGCCGTCGGCGGCAAATCGGTGCCGCAAACCGGCTCAACGGGCGACGGCTATCCGTGGGCGGAAAAAGCGGGTCACACGGTGACCGAATTGTTTCCGACCGAAGTGCCGATCGTCTCGCATGAGCCGTTCATCAAAGAGCGGACGCTGCAAGGCTTGTCGCTGCGCGGCGCCGCGTTAAGCGTCTTAAAGCCGAATGGCAAGCCGATCATCACCCACCGGATGGATATGCTGTTTACGCACTTCGGCATTTCCGGCCCAGCTGCTCTCCGCTGCAGCCAGTTTGTCGTTAAGGCGTTGAAAAAAGCGGCGGACGGCGCGGTCGAAATGAGCATCGACGCGCTTCCGGACGTGACGCAGGAAGAGCTGTTTCAACATTTCGCCAAGCTGTGCAAAGAGGAGCGGAAAAAGGCGATGAAAACGATCGCCAAAACGGTGCTTCCCGAGCGGTACGCGGCCTTTTTGCTCGAACGGGCCGGCATCGACCCGCACGCCTCTGCGGGCACGGTCGGCCATGAGGCGCTCCGGGCGTTTGTCCGGCAGTGCAAACAGTTCACCTTTTCCGTCCACGGCACGCTGCCGCTTGAGAAAGCATTCGTCACCGGCGGCGGCGTGTCGGTCAAAGAAATTGAGCCGAAAACAATGGCCTCCAAATGCATGGCCGGCCTTTACTTTTGCGGGGAAATTTTGGACATTCACGGCTACACGGGCGGCTACAACATCACCGCCGCCCTTGTCACCGGGCGGCTCGCCGGCGTCAATGCCGCCCGCTATGCATTGACGGAAAAAAGCAGGATCAGCGGCCCCGCGGGGCAGACAGCAACGAATTGA
- a CDS encoding pseudouridine synthase — MELRIDKLLAHMGYGTRKEVKKLLKSGAVKVDGALVRDAKTKVRPDEQIVTVWGETVEYKPFIYLMMNKPPGVVSATEDAVEETVVDLLEEEDRSFSPFPVGRLDKDTEGLLLLTNDGQLAHQLLSPKKHVPKTYFAVVDGEVTEADVAAFQRGVVLDDGYETKPAKLVVLKSGLRSDVEVTITEGKFHQVKRMFQAVGKRVVYLKRIQMGPLALDPDLAVGEYRELTDEEVDMLKQYRPETDEKKGT, encoded by the coding sequence GTGGAGCTGCGCATTGACAAGTTGCTCGCCCATATGGGATATGGGACGAGGAAGGAAGTGAAAAAGCTGCTCAAGTCCGGAGCGGTGAAAGTGGACGGCGCGCTGGTCCGTGATGCGAAAACGAAAGTGCGGCCGGATGAGCAAATCGTGACCGTTTGGGGGGAAACGGTCGAGTACAAGCCGTTCATTTACTTGATGATGAATAAACCGCCGGGAGTGGTTTCGGCGACGGAAGATGCCGTGGAAGAGACGGTCGTCGATTTGCTTGAAGAAGAAGACCGGTCATTTTCCCCGTTTCCGGTCGGGCGGCTTGACAAAGATACGGAAGGGCTGCTGCTCTTGACGAATGACGGCCAGCTCGCCCACCAGCTGTTGTCGCCGAAAAAACACGTGCCGAAAACGTATTTTGCCGTCGTGGACGGGGAAGTGACGGAAGCGGATGTCGCGGCGTTTCAGCGCGGCGTCGTCCTTGATGACGGCTATGAAACAAAGCCGGCCAAGCTCGTTGTGTTGAAATCTGGCCTTCGTTCCGATGTCGAGGTGACGATCACCGAAGGGAAGTTCCATCAAGTGAAGCGGATGTTTCAAGCGGTCGGCAAGCGGGTCGTCTATTTAAAACGAATTCAAATGGGGCCGCTCGCCCTTGACCCGGATTTGGCCGTCGGCGAGTATCGGGAATTGACGGATGAAGAGGTGGACATGTTGAAGCAATACCGGCCGGAGACGGACGAAAAAAAAGGAACCTAA
- a CDS encoding DeoR family transcriptional regulator yields MKPSTHRMLTRIKSVYMYISEKGTVTTQELVDEFGTTPRTIQRDLNVLMYNDLVRSPSKGKWTTTNKKVRISS; encoded by the coding sequence TTGAAACCTTCAACACATCGGATGCTTACCCGCATCAAATCCGTGTACATGTACATTAGTGAAAAAGGAACGGTTACGACCCAAGAGCTTGTTGATGAGTTCGGCACCACCCCACGAACGATCCAGCGCGACTTAAACGTGCTTATGTACAACGATCTCGTTCGCAGCCCAAGCAAGGGCAAATGGACGACCACAAACAAAAAAGTGCGCATCTCTTCGTAA
- a CDS encoding sporulation protein Cse60 has protein sequence MYKVKVFDKEHEKDLEAAVNDFLARLKDGQLIDVKYSVAAMESEGEQIYCFSAMVIYRT, from the coding sequence ATGTACAAAGTGAAAGTGTTTGATAAAGAGCATGAAAAAGATTTGGAAGCGGCAGTCAACGACTTTTTAGCCCGCCTAAAAGACGGACAATTGATCGATGTCAAATACAGCGTCGCGGCGATGGAATCGGAAGGCGAGCAAATTTACTGTTTTTCCGCCATGGTCATTTACCGGACTTGA
- the thpR gene encoding RNA 2',3'-cyclic phosphodiesterase, whose amino-acid sequence MKRNHYFIAVPLTAEAKQAIARFSSNAAPSLPFRTWVHEEDYHITLAFLGDVPPEKMTPLCEAMAATAARCAPFPLVLAGLGTFGERTAPRIFWQGVEMEERLHALRRDVYEACIKLGFSLDRRPFAPHITIARKWQGAEPFHPDRLRSLAAAKAVFSVPEIVLYRTNMERTPKYEAIAVFPLLGAPMNDRK is encoded by the coding sequence ATGAAACGGAATCATTATTTCATCGCCGTTCCGCTGACAGCCGAAGCGAAACAAGCCATCGCCCGTTTTTCGAGCAATGCAGCGCCGTCTCTGCCGTTTCGCACATGGGTGCATGAAGAGGATTATCATATCACCCTCGCGTTTTTAGGCGATGTGCCGCCGGAAAAAATGACGCCGCTGTGCGAAGCGATGGCCGCCACTGCCGCCCGCTGCGCCCCGTTTCCCCTCGTGCTTGCCGGTCTTGGGACGTTCGGGGAGCGGACAGCGCCGCGCATTTTTTGGCAAGGAGTCGAAATGGAAGAGCGGCTGCATGCGCTGCGGCGCGACGTGTATGAAGCGTGCATTAAGCTTGGGTTTTCCTTGGACCGGCGGCCGTTTGCCCCGCATATTACGATCGCCCGCAAATGGCAAGGAGCCGAACCGTTTCACCCGGATCGCCTCCGTTCGCTTGCCGCGGCCAAGGCGGTGTTTTCGGTGCCGGAGATCGTGCTGTATCGGACGAATATGGAACGGACGCCGAAGTACGAAGCGATCGCCGTGTTCCCGTTGCTTGGCGCGCCGATGAATGACCGGAAATAG
- the pepV gene encoding dipeptidase PepV, with product MALNIDWMKEAKKRKDDLIRDVQALVRIPSVRDDEQAQPGAPFGPKVAEALEHMLRRGREEGFRVKNVDGFAGHIEMGHGEKLVGVLGHIDVVPPGDGWTMDPFAADVRNGRLYGRGAIDDKGPTMAAFYAMKIIRDLGLPIGKRVRLIIGGDEESDWRCVEHYFRHEEMPDVGFAPDADFPIIHAEKGIIDADLSYRPPGQEEAEGFALASFQAGRRYNMVPDAAEAVVEGAGRTEELLGLYEQFCRERGVKGSIRQSEGAVVFQLEGVSAHGAEPERGKNAGVYLAQFLASLPLDGQSRPFVQFLASSFSDTRGQELGFAYRDEQSGDLTVNVGVLSYNRRHGGTIGLNIRYPVTADGDAIRRTLAGAAAEHGFALTRFSDTKPHYIDPNHELVRTLQRVYEEQTGEPARLLAIGGGTYARALTAGVAFGALFPGRPDVAHQKDEYIEIDDLVKATAIYAQAIYELAK from the coding sequence ATGGCGTTGAACATCGACTGGATGAAAGAAGCAAAGAAGCGGAAAGACGATTTGATCCGCGACGTGCAAGCGCTTGTCCGCATTCCGAGCGTCCGCGATGATGAGCAGGCGCAGCCGGGGGCGCCGTTTGGGCCCAAGGTGGCCGAGGCGCTTGAGCATATGCTTCGCCGCGGCCGGGAGGAAGGGTTTCGCGTCAAAAATGTGGACGGGTTTGCTGGGCATATCGAAATGGGGCATGGGGAGAAACTTGTCGGTGTGCTCGGCCATATCGACGTCGTGCCGCCCGGGGACGGCTGGACGATGGATCCGTTTGCCGCTGATGTGCGCAATGGCCGCCTTTACGGGCGCGGTGCGATCGATGACAAAGGGCCGACGATGGCCGCGTTTTACGCGATGAAAATCATCCGTGACCTCGGGCTGCCGATCGGCAAGCGGGTGCGGCTCATCATCGGGGGCGATGAGGAGAGCGATTGGCGGTGTGTAGAGCACTATTTTCGCCATGAAGAAATGCCGGATGTCGGATTTGCGCCCGATGCTGATTTTCCGATCATTCATGCGGAAAAAGGGATCATTGACGCCGATTTGTCGTACCGCCCGCCGGGGCAAGAGGAAGCTGAAGGGTTCGCGCTTGCCTCATTCCAAGCCGGGCGCCGCTACAATATGGTGCCGGATGCGGCCGAAGCGGTGGTGGAAGGAGCGGGGCGGACGGAGGAGCTGCTTGGCCTCTATGAACAGTTTTGCCGGGAGCGCGGCGTAAAGGGGAGCATCAGGCAAAGCGAAGGGGCCGTCGTCTTTCAATTGGAAGGGGTGTCCGCTCATGGCGCCGAGCCTGAGCGGGGCAAAAACGCTGGCGTCTATTTGGCGCAGTTTTTGGCGTCTCTTCCGCTCGATGGCCAAAGCCGACCGTTCGTACAATTTCTCGCTTCTTCGTTTTCTGACACCCGCGGTCAGGAGCTTGGATTTGCATATCGCGACGAACAAAGCGGCGACCTGACCGTCAACGTCGGGGTGCTGTCGTATAACCGGCGGCATGGCGGAACGATTGGGCTGAACATCCGCTATCCGGTGACGGCTGACGGCGACGCGATCCGCCGGACGCTCGCAGGCGCCGCGGCTGAACATGGATTCGCGCTCACCCGGTTCAGCGATACGAAGCCTCATTATATCGACCCGAACCACGAGCTTGTCCGCACGCTTCAGCGCGTCTACGAAGAGCAGACAGGCGAGCCGGCCCGGCTGTTGGCCATCGGCGGCGGCACGTACGCCCGCGCCTTGACCGCCGGGGTGGCGTTTGGCGCGCTGTTCCCCGGCCGCCCGGATGTCGCCCATCAAAAAGATGAGTACATCGAGATCGACGATTTGGTGAAAGCAACGGCCATTTACGCGCAAGCGATTTATGAGCTGGCTAAATAA
- a CDS encoding MFS transporter, with amino-acid sequence MEAALKREASVRKTVFPLFYFLIFFAFGSLFPLLSVYLQEEARLPGAAIGWIMSITPIVTMAAQPLWGMATDYTRKPVGLLTMALVLTALFGFLYSLAGSYRMFVVLTVLLSAVQSAIVPLSDSIALHQVRDHGGNYGAIRLWGSLGFAAAVLVVGWLSDHLAFAVIFYVFSFMLLSAAALASRLPRSRAAGPAGGLTWSDIRGLLSVRPFCLLLVASFLLFGPIYANNSYFGLLIHELGGTLTGIGFAFWLAAGSEAPFMKTADRLICRFGMTRLLVLAALVSAARWWSYVADPPLWFVYMTAIVQGCSVGLAIPTALQYVRRLAPERVQATAVALYSAASSGLGAWFCTLVGGYLFERWQIGAVYVFFGACAIVGVFVLIWLGKLEKNDQIGR; translated from the coding sequence ATGGAAGCGGCTTTAAAACGGGAAGCATCGGTACGAAAAACGGTGTTTCCGCTCTTTTATTTTTTGATTTTTTTCGCGTTTGGCTCCTTGTTTCCGCTCTTATCCGTCTATTTGCAAGAGGAGGCGCGCCTGCCGGGAGCAGCGATCGGCTGGATCATGTCGATCACTCCGATTGTGACGATGGCCGCCCAGCCGCTTTGGGGCATGGCGACGGATTATACACGCAAACCGGTCGGGCTGTTGACGATGGCGCTCGTGTTGACAGCGCTGTTTGGGTTTCTTTATTCGCTGGCCGGAAGCTACCGGATGTTCGTCGTTTTGACCGTGCTGCTTTCGGCGGTGCAAAGCGCCATCGTTCCGCTCTCCGACAGCATCGCCCTTCATCAAGTGCGCGACCATGGCGGAAACTACGGAGCGATCCGTCTTTGGGGGTCGCTTGGCTTTGCTGCGGCGGTGTTGGTTGTCGGCTGGCTGTCCGACCATCTTGCCTTTGCGGTCATTTTTTACGTGTTTTCGTTCATGTTGCTTTCAGCCGCGGCGTTGGCTTCCCGTCTGCCGCGCAGCCGCGCGGCGGGGCCGGCGGGTGGGTTGACGTGGTCTGACATCCGAGGGCTGCTTTCCGTTCGCCCGTTTTGCCTGCTGCTTGTGGCGTCCTTTTTGCTGTTTGGTCCGATTTATGCCAACAATTCGTATTTCGGGCTGTTGATCCACGAGCTCGGCGGCACGCTGACCGGCATCGGCTTCGCCTTTTGGCTGGCTGCTGGAAGCGAAGCGCCGTTTATGAAAACGGCCGACCGGCTCATCTGTCGGTTCGGCATGACGCGCCTGCTCGTGTTGGCGGCGCTCGTGTCGGCCGCCCGCTGGTGGTCGTATGTCGCCGATCCGCCGCTTTGGTTTGTCTATATGACAGCGATCGTTCAAGGATGTTCGGTCGGGCTGGCCATTCCAACCGCCTTGCAGTATGTGCGCCGCTTGGCGCCCGAGCGGGTGCAGGCGACGGCCGTCGCCCTTTACTCGGCGGCGAGCAGCGGACTTGGCGCGTGGTTTTGCACGTTGGTGGGCGGATATTTGTTTGAGCGTTGGCAGATCGGTGCTGTCTACGTGTTTTTTGGCGCTTGCGCCATCGTCGGAGTGTTCGTGCTCATTTGGTTAGGGAAATTGGAAAAAAACGACCAAATCGGCAGGTGA